The Phormidium sp. PBR-2020 DNA segment TCCGTCACTACGACTTCTTCGAAAAAACCATCGAAAAAGAAGGGCAATTCAGCGAAGAAGACGCCCTCATGGAACTCTACCGCAAACTGCGACCCGGCGAACCCCCCACGGTCTCCGGCGGCTTGTCCCTGCTTGAGTCCCGCTTCTTCGACCCCAAACGCTACGACCTCGGACGGGTTGGGCGCTACAAACTCAACAAAAAACTGCGCCTTAACGTCCCCGACAGCACCCGCGTCCTCACCTCCGACGACATCCTCGCCGCCGTCGACTACCTCATCAACCTCGAATTTGACATGGGGCAAGTCGACGACATCGACCACCTCGGCAATCGCCGGGTGCGTTCCGTCGGTGAACTGTTGCAAAACCAAGTCCGTGTCGGTCTCAACCGTCTCGAACGGATTATCAAAGAGCGGATGACCGTCTCCGACTCCGACACCCTCACCCCAGCCTCCCTGGTCAACCCCAAACCCCTGGTGGCCGCCATTAAAGAGTTCTTCGGGTCCAGCCAACTGTCCCAGTTTATGGACCAGACCAACCCCCTGGCTGAGTTGACCCACAAACGCCGGATTTCCGCCCTCGGTCCCGGCGGACTCACCCGAGAGCGGGCTGGATTCGCCGTGCGCGACATTCACCCCTCCCACTACGGACGCATCTGTCCCATCGAGACCCCTGAAGGTCCCAACGCCGGACTCATCGGCTCCCTCGCCACCCACGCTCGCGTCAGTAGCTATGGCTTCATCGAAACCCCCTACTACCGCGTCGAAAATGGTCGCGTCATGCGGGAGAACGCCCCCATCTACATGACTGCCGACGAAGAAGACGACCTGCGCGTCGCCCCCGGAGACATCCCCATCAACCCCGAAGGCTACATCCAAGGGGATCTCGTTCCCGTGCGCTACCGTCAGGACTTTACCACCACCACCCCAGATCAGGTGGACTTCGTGGCCATCTCCCCGGTGCAGATTATCTCCGTCGCCACCTCCTTGATTCCCTTCATTGAGCATGACGACGCTAACCGGGCCCTGATGGGATCGAACATGCAGCGTCAAGCGGTTCCCCTGCTGCGGCCCGAACGTCCCCTGGTGGGAACCGGACTCGAAGCCCAAGCCGCCCGAGATTCCGGCATGGTCATCGTCAGCCGCACCCCCGGCGTCGTCACCTACGTCGATTCCGAGCGCATTCTCGTGCGTCCCACCGTCGAGGAGAGCGAAAGCAACGGCTTACCGCAAATCATCGAATACGAACTGCAAAAATACCAACGCTCCAACCAAGACACCTGCCTCAACCAACGCCCCATCGTCTTTGAAGGGGACGAAGTCGAAGCCGGACAAGTTCTCGCCGACGGAAGCGCCACCGAAGGGGGAGAACTGGCCCTCGGACAAAACATCCTCGTGGCCTATATGCCCTGGGAAGGCTACAACTACGAGGACTCCATCCTTATTAGTGAGCGATTGGTCATCGATGATGTCTACACCAGTATTCACATCGAGAAATACGAAATCGAAGCCCGGCAAACCAAACTCGGCCCCGAAGAGATTACCCGTGAAATCCCCAACGTTGGTGAAGATTCATTACGACATCTTGACGAAAGCGGCATTATCCGCATTGGTGCTTGGGTAGAATCCGGGGAAATCCTCGTCGGGAAAGTCACCCCCAAAGGGGAATCCGACCAACCCCCCGAAGAGAAACTCCTACGGGCCATCTTCGGGGAAAAAGCTCGCGACGTGCGAGATAACTCCCTGCGGGTTCCCAACGGTGAAAAAGGTCGCGTCGTCGATGTGCGGGTCTTTACTCGGGAACAAGGGGACGAACTGCCCCCCGGTGCCAACATGGTGGTGCGCGTCTATGTGGCCCTAAAACGGAAAATCCAAGTCGGGGACAAAATGGCC contains these protein-coding regions:
- the rpoB gene encoding DNA-directed RNA polymerase subunit beta; the protein is MTNLQTTTTSTAPVFHLPDLVAIQRSSFRWFLEEGLIEELNSFSPITDYTGKLELHFIGRNYKLKEPKYSVDESKRRDSSYAVQMYVPTRLINKETGEIKEQEVFIGDLPLMTERGTFIINGAERVIVNQIVRSPGVYYKSDVDKNGRRTYNASLIPNRGAWLKFETDRNGLVWVRIDKTRKLSAQVLLKALGLSDAEISDRIRHYDFFEKTIEKEGQFSEEDALMELYRKLRPGEPPTVSGGLSLLESRFFDPKRYDLGRVGRYKLNKKLRLNVPDSTRVLTSDDILAAVDYLINLEFDMGQVDDIDHLGNRRVRSVGELLQNQVRVGLNRLERIIKERMTVSDSDTLTPASLVNPKPLVAAIKEFFGSSQLSQFMDQTNPLAELTHKRRISALGPGGLTRERAGFAVRDIHPSHYGRICPIETPEGPNAGLIGSLATHARVSSYGFIETPYYRVENGRVMRENAPIYMTADEEDDLRVAPGDIPINPEGYIQGDLVPVRYRQDFTTTTPDQVDFVAISPVQIISVATSLIPFIEHDDANRALMGSNMQRQAVPLLRPERPLVGTGLEAQAARDSGMVIVSRTPGVVTYVDSERILVRPTVEESESNGLPQIIEYELQKYQRSNQDTCLNQRPIVFEGDEVEAGQVLADGSATEGGELALGQNILVAYMPWEGYNYEDSILISERLVIDDVYTSIHIEKYEIEARQTKLGPEEITREIPNVGEDSLRHLDESGIIRIGAWVESGEILVGKVTPKGESDQPPEEKLLRAIFGEKARDVRDNSLRVPNGEKGRVVDVRVFTREQGDELPPGANMVVRVYVALKRKIQVGDKMAGRHGNKGIISRILPQEDMPYLPDGTPLDIVLSPLGVPSRMNVGQIFECMLAWAGDNLNARFKMVPFDEMHGTDQSRQTVNRKLQQARDKTGKDWVYNPDNAGKIQVYDGRSGEPFDQPVTVGKAYMLKLVHLVDDKIHARSTGPYSLVTQQPLGGKAQQGGQRFGEMEVWALEAFGAAYTLQELLTVKSDDMQGRNEALNAIVKGKAIPRPGTPESFKVLMRELQSLCLDIAVHKVGTAEDGNSVDAEVDLMSDVSSRRAPNRPTYESMSKGSDDED